The following is a genomic window from Thermoanaerobacter uzonensis DSM 18761.
ACCTTTAAAAAAAGATGGAAAAGAAATTTATATAGAAGATTTTTATGAGTTTTTTGAAAAAAGCTTGATTGATGAAGAAGTAAAAAAATATGGAGAAAAAAATGTCAAAAGTTTGCTTTATCACTTTGCTTACTCAGCTCTGGAAAGGGCGATGGGAGTAAGAAAAAATGTGAGGGAATTTGAACAAACAGAGGAATATGGATATAAATGTAAGGTTTGTGGAGTGAAGGAAGGGGTCATTAAAGCTGGGGTTGGGGGTTTAGAGGTAGGGGAATACATATCAAAAAAAGAGAACATTTGTATCAGATGTTTTACAAAAAGAGCCATTGACAAATATCTAAGTAAAGAAATAAGTGAAATATTTAAGGATTACACTTTTCCATCTACTGCCGAGATAGCTGCTTTGAGTTTTAAGAAGAGAATGCTAAATTCAGAGAAAGGCAAGAGGATATATGAAGCGTATTTAGACAAATTAAAAGAAGTTATTAAGGAAGAGAGAGTATTTAAAACGGTTCTGGTTAAGCCTCTGAAAAATTTGGAGAAATATTTTACTGACAATCTTTTCAATATTGAAGGTGAGTGGCTCTTTGAAGAGAATTTAACTGTAAAGAATTTTGAAGAAGAATTAGGAGTAAAGGTGAATGATAGAGAAGTAGAAATTTTGAAGCGGAGGTTGAAGGAGCTTACAGGGTTACAGGAAGTAGGTGAACCTAATCCTTATTATGGGATTATTTTATTTGATGGGGATAATATGGGTAAGTGGTTATCGGGGCATTTCCTTCCTCATATGATGCACGCCATAAAATATGAAAAAATAGAGATAAACAAAGAGATAAGAAAAGAGTTTGAGATGAGCTTAAAAAATGGCATCCTTTCTCCTATCTCTCATTTCCTTATTTCCCAAGCACTTAAGAACTATAGTATAAAATTTGTAAAGAAAATAGTTGAAGAGGAGCATTTAGGAAAAGTAGTTTATGCAGGCGGAGATGATATTTTGGCATTTGTAAATGTGGAAGAGTTGTTTGATGTTATGAGGAAATTGAGAGCATCTTTTTCTGGAAATGTAAGAGTTGAAAATGATGAAATAGAAGTAGATTGGGAAAATACAAGTGGTTTTGTGAGGTATAATAGTGAGGATGTCTTTACACTGGGAGAAAAAGCAACGGCCTCTTGTGGGGTGCTAATAGCCCATTACAAAGATCCTCTCCAGAAAGTATTGGGGAAATTAAGGGCTGTAGAAAAGAAAGCAAAAGAGCATAATGGTAAGGATAGTTTTGCCATTTCTCTCTTAAAGCGCTCGGGAGAAGAAAGAATAGCTGTAAGTAAGTGGAGGGTAAACAGGGGCGATATACTAGAAAAATTAAAAGAATTATCTATCGTTTTTTCAGGGAATGATGAAATATCTGTCTCAGATAAGGTTATATATGTTTTAAAAGAGGAATTTAAGCAGTTAAAGGATACGGATAATCTAGTTCCTTTTGACCTTGCGAGGGAAGAAATTAAAAGAGTTATTAGGAGGTCTATAGGTGAAAAAGATGATAAAGAGAAGAAAGAAAAAGTGGAAAGAGTAGTTAATTCTTTTATAGAAGTTTTTGAAAGTTATGGTGGGGATATAGATAATTTTTTGAATTTGATTTCCATTTCTGCCTTTGTAGGAAAGGGTGTGAAGTGATGCTTATTAAACTAAAACCTTTTGATACATTATTTTTCAGGAATTCTAGACCTTTTACAAAAGGAGAAGATACATGGACGGATTTTGTTTTTCCGCCATATCCTTCAACTGTTTACGGTGCTATAAGAAGCTATCTGATTTTTAAAATGGGTAGTTTGCGAGATTTTATAGAAGGTAAGTTTAGAGATATTTTAGGCGTTCCCGGCGAACCTGCTAAATTCACAATAAAAGGACCTTTTTTGATGAAAGAAGACAAGCTTGTTTTTAAAATGCCATATGATTTGGTCAAATTAAAAGATGAAGATGGAAAAGTATTTTTACTTGATTTCACAGAGAAGCCATCGTTGCTTGTGAGTGATTTCCCCTTTGATTATGGGCTTTTGTGGAAAAGGGAGGAAAATATAGATGATGCTGCAGGATGGATGGAGGAGCTTAATTTTGAGGATTATTTAAAAGGGGAAAAACAAGAGTTTGGTGTCGAAAAAGATGAGATATTTTACAAAATAGAAGATAAAGTAGGGATAAGTATTAATAAAGCTAAAGGGACATCGGAAGAAGGGCATTTATACAGATTTTCTATGGTGAGACTTATGGAAGATACTGGCATGGTAATAAAAATTGAGGGCATAGAAGAGTTTGATGATGAAGGGGTCTTACAGTTGGGAGGTGAAAGAAAGGCAGTTGCTTTTGAGAAGATGGTAAAAAATTCTTTTGAAGATTTAGAAAATTTAGCTCTTACTTTAGAAACTGATATATTTAAGATTTACTTAGCCACGCCTGCAATTTTTAAAAAGGGCTGGTTGCCTGATTGGATAGATGAAAAAACTTTGGAAGGAGAATTTAAGGGGATAAGGGTAAAACTTTTAACTTGTGCAATTGGAAAATATATCACGATTGGCGGCTGGGATATGGCAGAAGGAGAATCTAAGCCTTTAAAAAAAGCCGTTCCTGCGGGCAGTGTATATTATTTTAAAATTTTGAATGAGGTTGATAAAGAAAAGGTAAAAGAGACTTTTCACTTTAAAAATATCTCAGACGAAAAAGCAGAAGAAGGTTTTGGGCTATCTATTATGGGGGAGGT
Proteins encoded in this region:
- the cmr3 gene encoding type III-B CRISPR module-associated protein Cmr3, which codes for MLIKLKPFDTLFFRNSRPFTKGEDTWTDFVFPPYPSTVYGAIRSYLIFKMGSLRDFIEGKFRDILGVPGEPAKFTIKGPFLMKEDKLVFKMPYDLVKLKDEDGKVFLLDFTEKPSLLVSDFPFDYGLLWKREENIDDAAGWMEELNFEDYLKGEKQEFGVEKDEIFYKIEDKVGISINKAKGTSEEGHLYRFSMVRLMEDTGMVIKIEGIEEFDDEGVLQLGGERKAVAFEKMVKNSFEDLENLALTLETDIFKIYLATPAIFKKGWLPDWIDEKTLEGEFKGIRVKLLTCAIGKYITIGGWDMAEGESKPLKKAVPAGSVYYFKILNEVDKEKVKETFHFKNISDEKAEEGFGLSIMGEVKRL
- the cas10 gene encoding type III-B CRISPR-associated protein Cas10/Cmr2 translates to MYENISEGFGMSSLFLFTIGPVQQFISQARKTQDLYAGSFLLSYLTFIGLEEIIEKYGVSNVIYPDLENQPFLEWHNLKVYGSKDGAVFNIDLPTIPNRFVALIPEIEEKNIAELAEGIKRKIKNEWNNIVKKILHEFSLIDNLYSSKGKTNFQELVTNQTKDFPEIYWVAIPLKKDGKEIYIEDFYEFFEKSLIDEEVKKYGEKNVKSLLYHFAYSALERAMGVRKNVREFEQTEEYGYKCKVCGVKEGVIKAGVGGLEVGEYISKKENICIRCFTKRAIDKYLSKEISEIFKDYTFPSTAEIAALSFKKRMLNSEKGKRIYEAYLDKLKEVIKEERVFKTVLVKPLKNLEKYFTDNLFNIEGEWLFEENLTVKNFEEELGVKVNDREVEILKRRLKELTGLQEVGEPNPYYGIILFDGDNMGKWLSGHFLPHMMHAIKYEKIEINKEIRKEFEMSLKNGILSPISHFLISQALKNYSIKFVKKIVEEEHLGKVVYAGGDDILAFVNVEELFDVMRKLRASFSGNVRVENDEIEVDWENTSGFVRYNSEDVFTLGEKATASCGVLIAHYKDPLQKVLGKLRAVEKKAKEHNGKDSFAISLLKRSGEERIAVSKWRVNRGDILEKLKELSIVFSGNDEISVSDKVIYVLKEEFKQLKDTDNLVPFDLAREEIKRVIRRSIGEKDDKEKKEKVERVVNSFIEVFESYGGDIDNFLNLISISAFVGKGVK